DNA sequence from the Flavobacteriales bacterium genome:
ACCGATCTTTCCGCCTGATATGATACACCCACCCATAAACTGTCATTCCATGAAATTTTACCGTTGATGTTGTATCCGAAATCCTCAGGTTTTTCCGGGTTATCAGTGAAGAATACACCTGATGGTTCCAGTCCGAGTTTGTTACCCATCTTGATCTTATATCCGGCCATGGCATAAAACGTACGTTTCAGCGTGGGCGCGTCAAGCTGGTTCTCATACCAGGGCAGGTCCTTTTGGGTATCCAGGAGATGAAGTGCCGAAACACCGAGAAAATATTTGTGTGCATTCAACGGTGTGCTGTACAGATATAAACCTGCACTTGCATCCGGCAGATAGGCGCGACGGAAGCCATTCTGAAGTACCGGATCATTGGGATCCTCCAGTTCAATCAGATCATGGTTGATCACATACTGGGCAATATCACCTGCAACACCGAAGGAAAGCATGGAATTTGCGGAAAAAGGAACCCTGTAGTTCCATGAATAATTGAAAAGGTTCAGGCTGGCAGGACCAATGGTTTGGTTGTATAAACCCACACCCATCCCGATACGGTACTGGAAAAGAAGTCCATCAAACGTCAGACTGTGTTGTTGCGGAGCCTTTACAACCCCCATCCATTGCCTTCTGATCGTGATTCTGGCTGGATTGATAGGCTTGCTTCCGGCGATGGCAGGATTATAGAAATAATCATTCACCATATAATTTGGATAGGTCACCTGGAACTGTCCGAACACCGTCTCTGCCACACCGCATAACAGCAGTGTAATAAGGAATGTAGGTATAACCCTTCTTTTCATCGCTATCTTAATATGGTGATGGGACCTGTTTGCCTGGGTTCACCGTTGTTCAGATCCAGGATATAGTAATATGTTCCCTGTTCCAGATCTGCGCCTTCAAAGGTGCCACCCCATGGCAATGTCTGTGAGCCTGAATCAAACACCATTGTTCCGGTGAGATCGAATACCTGAAGGACCGCTCCCTGGAATTTCTCAAAATTTCTAACGGTCCATGTATCATTGATACCATCACCGTTCGGTGTAAATCCACTTGGTGCCGTTACACACGTAGCTTCTTTATATTCAAGAGACAGTGTATCCACCGCTGAACACCCTCTTCCATCGGTGACTGTAATCTCATAATCACCAGGTATCATTTCCTCAATAATCTGATCGGTACTTCCGTCAGACCATTGGAAAGAATGCGGCAGGGTTCCTCCGGATGCCACGATCTCAACTTTGTATTCGGTGCGATCACAGCCCAGGTTCTCTGACTTATTGTAGACTTTCAATCTGGTCGGTTCAATCACGATGGCTTCACCGGATGCCGGGCAAGCATTTGCATCCACGGCGATAATGATGTACCGGCCGGCATCAAGACCCGTGATGGTTGCAGTGGTTTCGCCGGTTGACCATAAATAACTATACGGTGACGTGCCTCCCTCGCCTGTCACGGTGGCCGTTCCGTCGATCAAACCGTTACAACTTATATTGACTCCCTTGGCTGGTGCAAGAAATGGATCGGGTTCATTTAGTATGATCTCAAGGTTTTCCTCACACTGATTTCCATCGTAAATGCTAACGGTATAGGTACCCCCGCTCAGGTTGGTGACATCTTCCGTGGTAGCGCCATGACTCCATTGAAAAGTGTAAGGTGCACTTCCGCCCGTTACACTCAAATCTATGGACCCGGATTTCTTACCGGCACACAACACATCTTTTTGGGTGGAACCTGGAGACATTTGGGTTGCAGGCTCCTTTAGTGTGACTGCCTTATTGGATACACATCCCCGAACATCCGTCACAACAACCGCATAAGTTCCGGCTGACAATCCTGTGGAAGTGGACGTGGTCCGGCCACTGTTCCATAAGTAGTTAAACGGAGGCGTTCCGCCTTCGACCGTCACCACGATGGAACCGGTTCCATCTCCCTTGCAGTTGATGTCGGTCGCATTCATAGCCAGCTTCAGGGTGTCAGGATCATTGACTGTATCCACTCTTGCACATGAATAATTCCATCCTCCTGTTCCGTTAGACAAATAAACCTGCGTTTCCCATACTTTGGCAGCAAGGCCGGTAAATGAATGGGTGCCCTTGGTAAAGGCAGAATCCAGGGCGACATTATTTTGAAGCAACAGATAGCGTTTATCTGTTTCTTCATCGCCTGTATATATGACCGTAAT
Encoded proteins:
- a CDS encoding gliding motility-associated C-terminal domain-containing protein; translated protein: MAQCITSVVSPSCPGKSDASITVIYTGDEETDKRYLLLQNNVALDSAFTKGTHSFTGLAAKVWETQVYLSNGTGGWNYSCARVDTVNDPDTLKLAMNATDINCKGDGTGSIVVTVEGGTPPFNYLWNSGRTTSTSTGLSAGTYAVVVTDVRGCVSNKAVTLKEPATQMSPGSTQKDVLCAGKKSGSIDLSVTGGSAPYTFQWSHGATTEDVTNLSGGTYTVSIYDGNQCEENLEIILNEPDPFLAPAKGVNISCNGLIDGTATVTGEGGTSPYSYLWSTGETTATITGLDAGRYIIIAVDANACPASGEAIVIEPTRLKVYNKSENLGCDRTEYKVEIVASGGTLPHSFQWSDGSTDQIIEEMIPGDYEITVTDGRGCSAVDTLSLEYKEATCVTAPSGFTPNGDGINDTWTVRNFEKFQGAVLQVFDLTGTMVFDSGSQTLPWGGTFEGADLEQGTYYYILDLNNGEPRQTGPITILR
- a CDS encoding PorP/SprF family type IX secretion system membrane protein; the encoded protein is MKRRVIPTFLITLLLCGVAETVFGQFQVTYPNYMVNDYFYNPAIAGSKPINPARITIRRQWMGVVKAPQQHSLTFDGLLFQYRIGMGVGLYNQTIGPASLNLFNYSWNYRVPFSANSMLSFGVAGDIAQYVINHDLIELEDPNDPVLQNGFRRAYLPDASAGLYLYSTPLNAHKYFLGVSALHLLDTQKDLPWYENQLDAPTLKRTFYAMAGYKIKMGNKLGLEPSGVFFTDNPEKPEDFGYNINGKISWNDSLWVGVSYQAERSVTAFLSFVVGRMNITYSYEMSLSDIQQYSYATHELSLAL